The following coding sequences are from one Cenarchaeum symbiosum A window:
- a CDS encoding universal stress protein (COG0589), with the protein MAKTFKKILVPLDGSANSMRGLDCAIKMAGEAEITGFYVFHLPAAAGIKYTAKMKEEAQKKAAKAIGPAMRKAEKAGAAFKYKTGGGHTGDEIIKAAEKGKYDLIIIGARGLSGAKSAFLGSVSNHVMHRSKVPVMVVK; encoded by the coding sequence ATGGCAAAGACGTTCAAAAAGATACTAGTGCCCCTGGACGGATCGGCAAACTCGATGAGGGGCCTGGACTGCGCGATAAAGATGGCAGGCGAGGCCGAGATAACCGGCTTTTACGTATTTCACCTGCCTGCGGCAGCCGGCATAAAGTATACGGCAAAGATGAAGGAGGAGGCCCAGAAAAAGGCCGCCAAGGCAATCGGGCCCGCCATGCGCAAGGCAGAAAAAGCGGGCGCCGCCTTCAAGTACAAGACCGGCGGCGGGCATACCGGCGACGAGATAATCAAGGCGGCAGAAAAGGGCAAGTACGACCTCATCATAATAGGCGCGAGGGGCCTCTCTGGCGCAAAGTCCGCGTTTTTGGGCAGCGTGTCCAACCACGTAATGCACCGCTCGAAGGTGCCCGTCATGGTCGTAAAATAG
- a CDS encoding periplasmic solute-binding protein (COG2107), with translation MFYGMLTGRVPSPGFSIKHVVEDIERLNRRALDPALDVTAVSVHACAHISGYTILRSGSSFGLGYGPIVTAAKEMTIEDVKKSRIAVPGKMTSAFLLLQLMIGKFEYVEMNFDEIPRAVREGSADAGLVIHEAQLSYGQEGNVKVADVGEWWSSTTGGLPVPLGINVMRTSLGTDVIGRFDRYMRASIEYGMEHRDDAVDYAMQYSRGKPRGLIDKFVGMYVNAATVDMGKSGEQAIRKMFEMGAEKGLVGRTDVTINGA, from the coding sequence ATGTTCTACGGCATGCTGACGGGCAGGGTGCCGTCGCCGGGATTCAGCATAAAGCACGTGGTAGAGGACATAGAGAGGCTAAACCGGAGGGCGCTAGACCCGGCGCTAGATGTTACGGCCGTCTCAGTCCACGCATGTGCCCACATAAGCGGGTACACAATATTGAGGAGCGGCAGCAGCTTCGGCCTCGGGTACGGCCCGATAGTGACTGCCGCAAAGGAGATGACCATCGAGGATGTAAAAAAATCAAGGATAGCCGTGCCGGGCAAGATGACCTCTGCGTTTCTGCTGCTGCAGCTCATGATAGGAAAGTTCGAGTATGTAGAGATGAACTTTGACGAGATACCCCGGGCCGTCAGGGAGGGCAGCGCGGACGCGGGCCTTGTAATACACGAGGCGCAGCTCTCGTACGGCCAGGAGGGCAACGTAAAAGTGGCCGACGTGGGCGAATGGTGGAGCAGCACAACGGGGGGCCTTCCGGTCCCGCTGGGGATCAACGTGATGAGGACATCCCTTGGAACTGACGTCATAGGCAGGTTCGACCGATACATGCGGGCATCAATCGAATACGGCATGGAGCACCGTGACGACGCAGTCGACTATGCCATGCAGTATTCAAGGGGCAAGCCCCGCGGGCTGATAGACAAGTTTGTCGGCATGTACGTGAACGCGGCCACCGTCGACATGGGCAAGTCCGGCGAGCAGGCCATCCGGAAGATGTTCGAGATGGGCGCCGAGAAGGGCCTCGTGGGCAGGACGGACGTTACAATCAACGGGGCATAG